One Channa argus isolate prfri chromosome 15, Channa argus male v1.0, whole genome shotgun sequence DNA segment encodes these proteins:
- the LOC137100564 gene encoding retinoic acid-induced protein 1 isoform X2, with amino-acid sequence MGEPKDKEPLTPLPPFPPHLTPPSQLWLQTKRAMQSFRERSGGYHSNQPCYQQEPHELSRLETYRQHPHHPHPQHPHPGPGPHPGPGPGHVRSGYEAHSLANPTSMPAAGGPGTAGGPKDCYSQQAYAGYPGNGGGNGNGNGGSVPSQGKKSYRGSKIPPPNPSQHLQGPGGYSNHMGPGNYSAQYISEGHLQPKWEDPSQLAQYDPEMVGHMEAGGTPAPGSSQYMDQNMLGHSQTQCHQPSNPAYTSPHHQPHPPNPAPSPLMYPQSHLHYPQHSPSPSPYIEKCSPMPHCFKGYNMPPNSQYGRQMSSHSNLKQGGYRPAQNSYSYQQPPSRGYEQQPTIQAMANPQESHPKYQHFSQPQQNYCLSELSVRSPEQYYQTCSPSSSHSPARSVGRSPSYSSTPSPLMTNPESFQYGQPPMTPGAASSSSSSSAGMQEQASTNAMLLPPRSHPSPSVPQTASHSYTTTPQLPTMKERFSEKLLSNPSLWSLNALTTQVENISNNVQQLLLSEALVANKKGSKRSSGGSNSSAGNGASSKKGEEYKSPPYPDSGGGGTVGGGPMQDPYSTPQHQSMPMELHEGGYSSSSDEQLERGYYYCGQGRSPAQALNNTQLSLDTVSSCSMTSPDDMSTRSGDSGLHNLTADLIRCPSGQGGDGMSTPVKSLTDERSPTCVTIPSPMKQERDSPSGIQHTNEPVKENFEESAWTEKSADKEEATTKISPDCERDLDTKEIQKLNTKSTEKLERWSDEEKCPNLYSNVNKEVTRKGYWEEDSAYQGVNTLVEQSPAALSDLTHKEYFVQEMKSKAFKSESPAASESSVKTLPFISRADLEHDQYSNEKNSSSENTSPTPQVEALNDSNSDKRESRDEEDEEEQEGEEDATEEEEDTIQNEQQHSLSRRLSAEVVEQLEKGEKVSQSLTEEHMNNGDGLDKFTGDLCTRTDTQPTERHSDHEFAGAPAHPNAVVATAAADASTRESAIGDTAPQPQSAMPVFSALNDKATPPAQARDHIDHSDAKVLEPDSPQLPGKSILPSAPSWADTPPSPKKGDEDMEPGISCASAVTPLAKPEPVAPSAQPRTFGRKHARSRRRIIHSGVGLRRQLSLEREGEKEEEGAPSPTQKPCMPSSKTVLFSDQIDLAHQESIVSQTPKMVNDGFRSRMCTRSFNAPDLPAKVEPHVKRKPGPKPGSKMGLKPGPKHGPKPGPKPGAKPGLKPGPKPGPKPGPKPGSKPGSKPGPKLVSNEPELPPKIETPVKRKPGPKPGSKTGSKPGPKPAVKSATRPGPRSAQVLHPTDNAPTKAPVGRPKGSISKTKLVQQEEIIEPLSTLQSRGRKSLKATISQVNHDKKPINQEEKQANLEVKTPEKESKNMVLRSRKPSQEKLSKEKENIGEDILPQMLTEIKDSDDSLKEEEPIIVEQTLIPINDAVKTNEVPADPPATTAPPIPTEQSAEKTSPLLKRKPSQEFSTTPLKKKRGPKPKPKPLPPQAPLMAQVVSTPKEACVRGPRKKRGPPKKTHVITPLTKNTPPSNSESDVTNDVPIVPPQCPTKTKVLPPRKGRGQKYEAMVQKITSPSSKKHLPIPQTDSNLIDDVTAKALSQHVLKEGETSMLINSTEMIEGEVKSTEYRQEGVKQHEGAVSKEEVTQERKKRDISHPESMPEGVRQRVEKEIANKEKTRQEIIKPEVQHDVGLNKVWGSVEAPVEVSTTKAWPQQASEGMSTAASKSGRTKRKRWAMVESTDASVVALETGSLIVTTPRLAKQRAIKNNHEMHLKQRRKKRKGQSSIKKETVEETSVETEEQQQKGVEEKQTPTEETVPLPINPDEITESLQVPSTELIQKPRRGRKPSSNSTKRKRGKASAEQIPGMPVKVHKKPGPKPGMKDAIEVIEAVVRAAGYEQDEKEEREKEERERREMENEDQHKTCIVGPVVTISEKRTETISVKRIRRRPVHQNSKLSFCPYVRINNSRDFSPWCAIVNKPEDAVIFQRRRKKGILRMRNPFTVAKIVPHTAAMLQGPLLNKNLIGRCLTCCLCGKPPNYRDLGDLCGPYYTEDSIPRKILTIRHRESLREKSEETNDNNSSSTEEPGSSKNEGEGSAEKEGNAEPSFTQESNSSKHHHWRYRRAERTGRMVQEGGPRRLTLRERFRRMKQFQANPGSSGDQEGRDSTFQRLQDMAETKEHWAHENCTIWTKGIIMVAGRLYGLKEAANNSAKTAAHSMRMTSPSNVLNTRTCKIHQCTTSTTTISQPGKHHLFSKAKETAVLTGTNT; translated from the exons atggGAGAGCCAAAAGACAAAG AACCCCTAACCCCCCTTCCCCCTTTCCCACCTCACCTCACCCCCCCCTCCCAGCTCTGGCTACAGACGAAGCGAGCTATGCAGTCCTTCCGTGAGCGGAGCGGTGGTTACCACAGCAACCAACCCTGCTACCAGCAGGAACCCCATGAATTATCCCGTCTGGAGACCTACCGCCAACATCCACATCATCCCCATCCTCAGCACCCTCACCCGGGCCCTGGTCCACATCCAGGCCCAGGTCCAGGGCATGTGAGGTCAGGCTATGAGGCTCATTCACTGGCAAACCCCACAAGCATGCCAGCAGCAGGTGGACCTGGAACTGCAGGAGGACCCAAGGACTGTTACAGCCAGCAAGCCTATGCTGGTTACCCAGGTAATGGTGGAGGGAATGGGAATGGAAATGGGGGCTCTGTGCCATCACAGGGAAAGAAATCGTACAGAGGAAGCAAAATTCCCCCACCAAACCCCAGTCAGCACCTACAGGGTCCTGGGGGCTACAGTAACCACATGGGTCCTGGGAATTACTCAGCTCAGTATATAAGTGAGGGCCACCTCCAGCCGAAGTGGGAAGACCCATCCCAGTTAGCACAGTATGACCCAGAGATGGTGGGGCACATGGAGGCTGGTGGAACCCCTGCACCTGGCTCGTCCCAGTACATGGACCAGAACATGCTGGGCCATTCCCAGACCCAGTGCCACCAGCCCTCCAACCCTGCCTACACCAGCCCACACCACCAGCCCCACCCTCCTAACCCTGCTCCTTCCCCTCTAATGTACCCCCAGAGTCACCTGCACTACCCCCAGCACTCACCGTCTCCATCACCATACATAGAAAAGTGCAGCCCTATGCCCCACTGTTTTAAAGGTTACAACATGCCTCCAAATTCCCAGTATGGCAGACAAATGAGCAGCCACAGCAATTTAAAGCAGGGAGGTTACAGGCCTGCTCAGAACAGCTACAGCTACCAGCAGCCTCCTTCCAGAGGTTATGAGCAGCAGCCAACTATACAGGCCATGGCAAACCCACAAGAGTCCCACCCTAAATATCAACACTTCAGCCAACCTCAACAAAACTACTGTCTCTCAGAACTGTCTGTCAGATCACCAGAACAGTATTATCAGACTTGTAGCCCCTCATCAAGCCACTCACCTGCTCGCTCTGTAGGACGTTCCCCCTCATACAGTTCCACCCCTTCACCACTAATGACAAATCCAGAGTCATTCCAGTATGGCCAACCTCCCATGACCCCCGGTGCAgcttcttcctcatcctcctcttcagCTGGTATGCAGGAGCAAGCCAGCACCAATGCCATGTTATTGCCCCCACGCTCACATCCCTCACCCAGTGTGCCCCAAACAGCCTCCCACAGCTACACTACCACACCACAGCTCCCCACCATGAAAGAGCGCTTCTCAGAGAAGCTTTTGTCAAACCCGAGCTTGTGGAGTCTGAATGCCCTCACCACTCAGGTAGAGAACATCTCCAATAATGtccagcagctgctgctttcaGAGGCCCTGGTGGCCAACAAGAAAGGCAGTAAGCGCAGCAGTGGAGGGAGCAACAGCAGTGCTGGAAACGGAGCATCCTCCAAAAAAGGTGAGGAGTACAAAAGTCCTCCATATCCagacagtggtggtggtggtacaGTGGGTGGAGGTCCAATGCAGGACCCTTACTCTACCCCACAGCACCAGTCAATGCCAATGGAACTTCATGAGGGGGGCTACTCCAGCAGTAGTGATGAACAACTGGAAAGGGGTTACTACTACTGTGGCCAGGGCAGAAGTCCAGCACAAGCCCTGAACAACACACAACTCAGTTTAGACACAGTCTCTTCATGTTCCATGACATCGCCAGATGATATGTCCACCAGGTCTGGGGATTCAGGTCTACACAACCTTACCGCTGATCTCATTAGATGTCCATCGGGGCAAGGAGGAGATGGCATGAGTACTCCAGTGAAGAGCCTCACTGATGAAAGGTCTCCTACATGCGTTACAATCCCTAGTCCCATGAAACAAGAGAGGGACTCCCCTTCAGGTATACAGCATACCAATGAGCCTGTTAAAGAGAACTTTGAAGAATCGGCCTGGACAGAGAAATCAGCTGACAAAGAAGAGGCGACAACAAAAATATCTCCTGATTGTGAGAGAGATTTAGACACTAAAGAGATTCAGAAACTGAACACAAAATCCACAGAGAAGCTGGAgagatggtcagatgaagagaaatGCCCCAACCTCTACAGCAACGTAAACAAAGAGGTGACAAGAAAAGGCTATTGGGAAGAGGACTCAGCATACCAAGGCGTCAACACCTTAGTTGAACAGTCTCCAGCAGCTCTCTCTGACCTCACCCACAAGGAATACTTTGTTCAAGAGATGAAATCGAAGGCATTCAAATCGGAGTCTCCAGCTGCTTCTGAGAGCTCAGTGAAAACTTTGCCTTTTATTTCTAGGGCTGACCTTGAGCATGATCAATATTCCAatgagaaaaacagcagctcagagaaCACCTCTCCAACCCCCCAAGTTGAGGCCTTGAATGACAGCAATTCAGACAAGAGGGAGAGCagagatgaggaggatgaagaggagcaggaaggagaggaagatgccactgaggaagaagaagacacAATACAGAATGAACAGCAACACTCTCTTTCCCGTCGACTGTCTGCAGAGGTTGTGGAGCAGTTAGAGAAGGGGGAGAAAGTGAGCCAATCGTTGACTGAGGAGCACATGAATAATGGAGATGGACTAGATAAATTTACTGGAGATCTGTGCACCAGGACAGACACTCAGCCCACTGAGCGCCACAGTGACCATGAGTTTGCAGGGGCACCTGCCCATCCAAATGCAGTAGTagcaactgcagcagcagatgctTCTACAAGGGAATCGGCCATTGGTGACACTGCTCCCCAGCCTCAGTCCGCCATGCCAGTCTTCTCAGCTCTCAATGACAAAGCAACACCTCCAGCTCAGGCCAGGGATCATATTGATCACAGTGATGCTAAAGTGCTGGAGCCAGACTCTCCTCAGCTACCAGGGAAGTCAATACTTCCCTCAGCCCCATCCTGGGCAGACACACCACCTTCCCCTAAAAAGGGAGATGAAGACATGGAGCCAGGCATTAGCTGTGCCAGTGCTGTGACCCCCTTGGCCAAGCCAGAGCCTGTGGCCCCATCTGCTCAGCCAAGGACATTTGGACGTAAGCATGCCAGAAGCAGGAGGAGAATCATACATTCAGGTGTGGGATTAAGACGACAGCTAAGTttggagagggagggggaaaaagaagaggaaggggCTCCCTCACCTACACAAAAACCCTGTATGCCATCAAGCAAAACTGTGCTTTTCTCAGATCAAATAGACCTAGCTCATCAGGAATCAATTGTAAGCCAGACGCCCAAAATGGTAAATGATGGTTTTCGTTCAAGAATGTGCACTCGCTCATTCAATGCACCAGACTTGCCTGCAAAAGTTGAGCCTCATGTGAAAAGAAAACCAGGCCCAAAACCAGGATCAAAGATGGGGCTCAAGCCAGGGCCAAAGCATGGACCAAAACCAGGGCCAAAACCAGGAGCAAAGCCAGGACTAAAACCGGGACCAAAGCCTGGACCAAAACCAGGGCCAAAACCTGGATCTAAACCAGGATCAAAACCAGGACCAAAACTTGTGTCAAATGAGCCAGAGTTGCCACCCAAAATTGAGACTCCTGTGAAAAGAAAACCAGGCCCCAAACCAGGCTCAAAAACAGGGTCTAAACCTGGGCCAAAGCCAGCTGTAAAATCAGCAACTAGGCCTGGACCCAGATCTGCACAAGTTTTGCACCCCACTGACAATGCACCCACAAAGGCACCAGTAGGTCGTCCTAAAGGTTCAATTTCTAAAACAAAGCTGGTACAGCAAGAAGAAATCATTGAACCTTTGTCAACACTGCAAAGCAGGGGCAGGAAGAGCCTGAAAGCAACAATATCACAAGTAAACCATGATAAAAAACCAATAAaccaggaagaaaaacaagcaaacctTGAGGTAAAGACTCCAGAGAAGGAGAGTAAGAACATGGTCTTAAGATCCAGAAAACCCTCACaagaaaaactgtcaaaagaaaaagaaaacataggGGAAGATATTTTACCTCAGATgctaacagaaataaaagacagtgATGATTCTCTGAAAGAAGAAGAGCCTATAATAGTGGAACAAACTCTAATTCCTATTAATGATGCAGTTAAAACCAACGAGGTACCAGCAGACCCACCTGCAACAACTGCTCCACCAATTCCAACTGAACAATCTGCAGAAAAGACATCACCTCTATTAAAACGTAAACCAAGCCAAGAATTTTCTACTACACctttaaagaaaaagaggggTCCAAAGCCAAAACCAAAGCCCTTACCACCTCAAGCCCCCCTGATGGCACAGGTTGTCTCTACACCTAAAGAGGCCTGTGTTCGAGGCCCCAGAAAAAAGCGTGGGCCACCCAAGAAAACCCATGTGATTACTCCCCTAACAAAAAACACTCCTCCCAGCAACAGTGAATCTGACGTCACTAATGATGTGCCTATTGTGCCACCTCAATGTCCCACTAAAACAAAAGTCCTCCCCCCACGTAAAGGCAGAGGACAGAAATATGAGGCCATGGTGCAGAAGATTACATCTCCCAGCTCAAAGAAACACCTTCCAATTCCCCAGACAGACAGCAATCTAATTGATGATGTGACAGCCAAGGCTTTGTCTCAACATGTCTTAAAGGAAGGTGAGACATCAATGCTCATAAACAGCACTGAGATGATAGAGGGAGAAGTGAAAAGTACAGAGTATAGACAAGAAGGAGTGAAACAACATGAAGGGGCAGTGAGTAAAGAGGAGGtgacacaagaaagaaaaaagcgtGATATAAGTCACCCAGAGTCCATGCCAGAGGGAGTGAGGCAGAGGGTGGAGAAAGAGATTGCAAATAAAGAGAAGACAAGACAGGAAATCATTAAACCAGAGGTGCAGCATGATGTTGGACTCAACAAGGTTTGGGGCTCAGTCGAAGCCCCAGTTGAGGTCAGCACTACAAAAGCATGGCCACAACAGGCTTCTGAAGGTATGTCTACTGCTGCCAGTAAGTCTGGCAGAACTAAAAGGAAGCGATGGGCCATGGTGGAGAGTACAGATGCCTCAGTAGTGGCCTTGGAAACAGGGAGTCTAATAGTTACGACACCAAGACTAGCCAAACAGAGGGCCATTAAAAACAACCATGAGATGCACctaaaacagagaagaaagaagagaaaaggccAATCCTctataaaaaaagagacagtCGAGGAGACAAGTGTTGAAACAGAGGAGCAACAACAGAAAGGGGTAGAAGAGAAGCAAACCCCCACAGAGGAAACAGTACCTCTGCCAATCAACCCAGATGAGATCACAGAAAGCCTTCAGGTTCCTAGCACAGAACTCATTCAGAAACCAAGGAGAGGTAGAAAACCATCAAGTAATTCAACCAAGAGGAAGCGAGGCAAAGCCTCAGCAGAGCAGATTCCAGGCATGccagtaaaagtacacaaaaagCCTGGACCAAAACCGGGGATGAAAGACGCCATCGAGGTTATTGAGGCAGTGGTAAGGGCTGCAGGGTATGAACAGGAcgaaaaggaggagagagaaaaagaagaaagggaaagaagagaAATGGAAAATGAGGACCAACATAAGACATGTATTGTGGGCCCTGTAGTGACAATATCAGAAAAACGAACTGAGACCATTTCTGTTAAAAGAATAAGGCGCAGACCAGTGCATCAAAATTCCAAACTGTCTTTCTGTCCTTATGTGCGAATTAACAACTCCAGAGACTTTTCCCCCTGGTGTGCCATAGTCAACAAGCCTGAGGATGCAGTGATATTCCAGAGACGTAGAAAAAAGGGCATTCTCAGAATGAGAAATCCTTTCACAGTTGCTAAAATAGTGCCACACACTGCCGCCATGTTACAGGGACCCTTATTAAATAAGAATCTAATTGGCAGGTGTCTTACATGTTGTCTGTGTGGAAAGCCACCAAACTACAGAGACTTAGGTGATTTGTGTGGACCCTACTACACAGAAGATAGCATTCCACGGAAAATTTTGACGATCAGGCACAGAGAGTCCCTCAGGGAAAAGTCAGAGGAGACCAATGACAACAATAGTAGCAGCACTGAAGAACCAGGCAGCTCAAAGAATGAGGGCGAGGGCAGCGCAGAAAAGGAGGGCAACGCAGAACCATCATTCACTCAAGAGAGCAATAGTAGCAAGCACCACCATTGGCGCTATAGACGAGCAGAAAGAACGGGAAGGATGGTTCAAGAGGGTGGTCCACGAAGATTAACTCTCCGGGAGAGGTTCAGAAGGATGAAGCAGTTCCAGGCCAACCCAGGGTCCTCGGGTGACCAAGAGGGTAGGGACAGCACGTTCCAAAGGTTACAAGACATGGCAGAGACTAAGGAGCATTGGGCCCATGAAAACTGTACTATTTGGACCAAGGGGATAATTATGGTAGCTGGGAGGCTATATGGACTGAAGGAGGCTGCCAACAACTCAGCCAAAACG GCTGCACATTCCATGAGGATGACTTCTCCATCAAATGTCCTAAACACGag GACCTGTAAGATACACCAGTgtaccacctccaccaccaccatctcTCAGCCAGGCAAGCACCACCTATTCAGCAAGGCAAAGGAAACTGCTGTATTAACAGGCACCAATACCTAA